Part of the Plutella xylostella chromosome 22, ilPluXylo3.1, whole genome shotgun sequence genome is shown below.
ATGTTTATTTCCGCTTCGGTTGAGCGTCCCAATCGGTTCGAAGGATGGTCCCTTCTAAACTTGTGTAGCAAACTTGAACTTTGGGCCACATTTAAAACACGTGACTTGAGTATTGAATATTGGCGTAGGAAATGAATCTCACAAAATGTAGTAACAAACTAAACAATCTCCTCATGCTCAGAAGTTAGCTATTCTACGCATAAAGAATAACAATTTGATGTCTTCGGCGGGTGGTTTACATGTCTCCGAAGATGCCGGCGAATGTTTTCCGGAGGTTCTTCATGGTGTCCTCTGCGTCCTCGGTGAGCGTGGCGCTGAGCGAGCCCTGCCGCGCGaagccgccgcgcgcgccggcgccggACGCGGGCgaggcggtggcggcggcggcggcggcggtcggGGCGGCCGACGTGGACGACACCGCTGATGTCTGCGAAACTGGAAGTGGAAGTAACACTAATTAGATATGCATTCTAAACAAAGCAATATGTGTATATCATATATTACTAAGGTTTGTCTGAAATATGCGATGATGCATGATAATACTATGTTCAAAACATTccattaataaaattgaaagcATAATGAGGAACGGAACAGAACCTTCACACTTCAGCACGGGCCTGCCTAGTGAAGTGTGCAGACAACTTACTGCGATCTTATGATCCCACAAAATTGTAATTTcattgtgtaataaataataaataaatacaaatgtgATGAACGTCGAAGATAAGTAGCTACTTTTAGGTCCCCGTTTGAGGTGCGGGGTTAGGCGCTGATAGAACGTTTCAATTGTATTATTGGTGCGGTATGCGATACTGCCACTATTTGTCTTTTGCGGCAACGGCCCACTCCGAATCCGCAGGTAAAGACTGATACACAATTCAAATGCTTACTTTGAGAGTCCCGTCTcgacagcggcggcggcggcggcgcctgcGCGGGCTCCGCCGGGATGGGCGGCAGCGGCCGGTCGATGGACGCGCCGGCGGtgagcggcgcgggcggcgggtcGCGCGGGGGCCCACCCGGGACGGCCCCCACGCGCTCCTCGGGGGACACCGCTGCGCTGCTGGAGACGGATGAACGCGCCACCGGCTTCGTTATGGTGCCGGGACGGCAGACGTTCTGGATAAGGGGTGTTGAGGTGTTAGTATAAGGTTAAGGTAAGATTGGTATTACTATACCGCTGACTGGATCAGTTGGTGATGCCCAGATACCAAGTTACTTGGTTTCTAGGAAAAATCTTCGCCtcacatattaaattttagtttCTGAGGGACGTTTGCCCCctttaagttattaaatacgGAGAATAGGCCTGTTGCGATAAATACATAGAAAGCCTAAGTATATCTTTCGATAAATGAAAATCTGTTCTGAGTAGGCTGCAGTTCTGCACAATACTATTTTAGAGATCATGATGACTAGGTGTGGCGTGCTggtcgtttaaataaaaaccacataattaagtttaaatagtGGACTGTATATTGAGGTTTTAATCACTAAATAAAGACACACATTGACAGTACGGTGGTTCTAATGCGACTGAATTAGGAACTAATCTATGTTCATGTGCATGTATTGTACATAATTGGGGCCCAAggcaaaaataacaataattgttTGACAAATCAAAAAAATTAAGCTCCCAAACTGAAATTACATTTATGTAACAATATAGGTAGATAGCTGACATGAAATTGTAACAATATCATCAGTAAACAATAGTTTCTTACATTTTCTTTATATCTATAGAATACTTATGTTGAGTACAGTTCATTAatcctatttattttaattatcttAGGTTATACGTTTCTATAGATGGCTACATAAGAACctgcttaaataattaattattattaagtttaatCAACTGTTAACACAGCATaagtttaggtaagtatttagtaCAACTTAACTAACGATTAAATATgcttaattatacctactaacaaTTAGCTTATTCTATACCATGTATGATAAGAGTATGACAAATAAGAGTATAAATTACCTCTGTAATTTTGTAAACACAACATTATTTGAAGGTATTATACtgttataattattctaaacTATTTATTCTCTAAAAAGTACCTAGCAAATAGAATTTAAATTACCTCTAGATCGAGCTGAGTGACAGAATCAAGTAAGCAGATATCAGATAACTTATTCTATAGGCAACACACAAACCTTATGCACACTCGTTCGCATTTTAGTGCCTTTGCTGTTAATAACAGTGAGTGCCCTAACCTTGCCATCTGTACCAGGATACACTTCTACAATGCGAGCCATTTTCCACTGTAATGGAGGTAAGTTATCTTCCCTTACTATtactaaagtacctacttctaaGTTAGGCCTATCAGAACGCCACTTGGGCCTGTTCTGTAGTTGCACAAGATACTGCTTGTGCCATGCCTTCCAAAAACATTGTAtcatttttgtacattgttTCCAGAAAGATAATCTATTAATGGGTATATCTTTCACATCAGGTTCAGGTATAGAAGTCATAGCAGCTCCTGTTAAAAAATGACTAGGAGTTAAATAGGCCATATCAGTGGTGTCAGTAGCTGGTAAGGCGATGAGTGGTCTTGAGTTTAATACACCCTCTATTTGTATTATTACAGAGTTTAACTCCTCATAAGTGAGTACTTGGTTGCCTATAACCCTTTTCATATGAAATTTAGCACTTTTTATGCCAGCCTCCCATAAACCTCCGAACACTGGTGAATATGCcggtataaaattaaattcaatacCTAAGTCACTTGCAAATCTATGCACTGTATCTTGGTGCTCCTTTTTAGAGTGATTTGAATATAAATCATTGAGTTGGTTGCTAGCCCCTTTGAATGTAGCTGCATTAtcacaataaattattgatgGCCTGTTACGACGGCTTATAAATCTTTTTAAACATTGCAGGAAGCATTCTGTGGTCATGTTAGAAGCCAACTCAATGTGTATCGCCTTTGTGACGAAGCATACAAAGATGAGAATATATGCCTTATAAATTAATGGTTTCCTGATACGGTGTGCCTTAACTGAGAAGGGACCCCCATAATCAATACCTACTTTCTCAAAGGCACGGCAAGGGTTTACCCTATCAAATGGCAATGAACCCATCAGCTGTTCCGTTGTTTTAGCCTTAAGcctaaaacaaacaatacatttatgtataacACATTTTATTTCTCTTAATCCATTAACAATGTAATACCTTTGGCTTAAAGTTGATAAAATCATTCTTTGACCTGCATGCATGAGTAGCTTATGCTCATTAGCTATTATTAGATGCGTAATATTTGAACCCTTGGCCAAAATAATCGgatgtttttgaaaataaggAATCTGAGCATGCTGCAACCTACCACCTACTCGCAGTAGCCCCATGTCATCAATGAACGGGTTCAATGAACTAAGGTTACCTTTTATTGGTTTATTTGAGGTCAATGCATTCATCTCACTttcaaaataatgtttttgatCGCACCTAATTATCATTTTTAATGCAAAGTCTAACTCAGCACAAGTTATGTTACCTCCTAAGTGGCCTTCCTTTTTACAAATGTTGTAAACTCTGTATATACAAGCAATTacccttattaatttatttatatctgaGTATTTTGACAGTAACTCAaacttttcttttttcttttcaatAGAAATACCGCAAATCTTAACTTCAGGAATTTGCTCTGGGAAATTAAGCCCCCTGCTACTATGTACATAGctactttctttaaaataatctGGACCACACCACCAAAGATCATAATTTTGTAACAAGTGTGGCTCAACACCTCTGGATAGGCAGTCTGCTGGGTTTTTTGTGGTATTTACATACAGCCATAAAAACTCTTTAGTTAAGTCACGAATCATCTTAACCCTATTGGCTACATACACACTTAATTTGACTGGTTCTGTATTTAACCATGCCAAAACAATTGTTGAATCAACATATAGATACACATTTAAGctaaactttgtttttaaagtgTCATACACCTTTTTGGCTAACTTGGCCAGCAGTAATGCGCTATTGAGCTCCAATCTCGGTGTGGTCAATTTAGTCATAGGATTAATCCTGGATTTAGA
Proteins encoded:
- the LOC119693710 gene encoding uncharacterized protein LOC119693710 isoform X3; protein product: MREQLPVAPGGLYLHNTMFGYIVAGKLPQHGKYKQCPVSNFCSSTSNMMLDSEFDQNEIQRLNSIDNSLKRLWQCEEVPKVYTEASSEQELAEIQFCESTKLIDGRFEVSLPLKQDFKDIRLGDSLSRALQRFYNLEKRFIRDPSLQEPYKKFIDEYVQLGHGRYYDISDYNLEQDPVYFLPHHPVINQNSKTTKLRVVFDGSMLTNEGVSLNDHLLNGPCVQNDLFSILILFRLNGKYVFISDIKKMFRNIMLNKKQCSLQNILWRDTPQEEIRCIQLLSVTYGLRSSNFLATRCLNELAYRFKDKYPLGAATLLNNVYVDDVSVGSNDLDELCEIKKQLTELLKLGSFELHKWSSNHPKILQDIPKSDQNLEDIEFCQHEDAFVKTLGIKYNVKKDTFNIGCSQNEVLTEYTKRQILSFLSSVFDPLGIIGPIIVLAKIFMQQTWMLRTAWDQAVPYDLNKKFKEFVENLLGMSDIVIPRNIRTYELQLIELVGFSDASNKAYGSCLYVRTIDYQGNVSMNLLCSKSRINPMTKLTTPRLELNSALLLAKLAKKVYDTLKTKFSLNVYLYVDSTIVLAWLNTEPVKLSVYVANRVKMIRDLTKEFLWLYVNTTKNPADCLSRGVEPHLLQNYDLWWCGPDYFKESSYVHSSRGLNFPEQIPEVKICGISIEKKKEKFELLSKYSDINKLIRVIACIYRVYNICKKEGHLGGNITCAELDFALKMIIRCDQKHYFESEMNALTSNKPIKGNLSSLNPFIDDMGLLRVGGRLQHAQIPYFQKHPIILAKGSNITHLIIANEHKLLMHAGQRMILSTLSQRYYIVNGLREIKCVIHKCIVCFRLKAKTTEQLMGSLPFDRVNPCRAFEKVGIDYGGPFSVKAHRIRKPLIYKAYILIFVCFVTKAIHIELASNMTTECFLQCLKRFISRRNRPSIIYCDNAATFKGASNQLNDLYSNHSKKEHQDTVHRFASDLGIEFNFIPAYSPVFGGLWEAGIKSAKFHMKRVIGNQVLTYEELNSVIIQIEGVLNSRPLIALPATDTTDMAYLTPSHFLTGAAMTSIPEPDVKDIPINRLSFWKQCTKMIQCFWKAWHKQYLVQLQNRPKWRSDRPNLEVGTLVIVREDNLPPLQWKMARIVEVYPGTDGKVRALTVINSKGTKMRTSVHKVCVLPIE
- the LOC119693710 gene encoding uncharacterized protein LOC119693710 isoform X2, with the translated sequence MYLRALCDSGSQTSFILSDVANKIDCQLFNEKTIISGICGSNEIKQKASLTVYSTVNNNTQDLTCCVVKNITSNLPQFPVNKQSLNIPPNVQLADQQFHISDKISILLGCDIFFRILMREQLPVAPGGLYLHNTMFGYIVAGKLPQHGKYKQCPVSNFCSSTSNMMLDSEFDQNEIQRLNSIDNSLKRLWQCEEVPKVYTEASSEQELAEIQFCESTKLIDGRFEVSLPLKQDFKDIRLGDSLSRALQRFYNLEKRFIRDPSLQEPYKKFIDEYVQLGHGRYYDISDYNLEQDPVYFLPHHPVINQNSKTTKLRVVFDGSMLTNEGVSLNDHLLNGPCVQNDLFSILILFRLNGKYVFISDIKKMFRNIMLNKKQCSLQNILWRDTPQEEIRCIQLLSVTYGLRSSNFLATRCLNELAYRFKDKYPLGAATLLNNVYVDDVSVGSNDLDELCEIKKQLTELLKLGSFELHKWSSNHPKILQDIPKSDQNLEDIEFCQHEDAFVKTLGIKYNVKKDTFNIGCSQNEVLTEYTKRQILSFLSSVFDPLGIIGPIIVLAKIFMQQTWMLRTAWDQAVPYDLNKKFKEFVENLLGMSDIVIPRNIRTYELQLIELVGFSDASNKAYGSCLYVRTIDYQGNVSMNLLCSKSRINPMTKLTTPRLELNSALLLAKLAKKVYDTLKTKFSLNVYLYVDSTIVLAWLNTEPVKLSVYVANRVKMIRDLTKEFLWLYVNTTKNPADCLSRGVEPHLLQNYDLWWCGPDYFKESSYVHSSRGLNFPEQIPEVKICGISIEKKKEKFELLSKYSDINKLIRVIACIYRVYNICKKEGHLGGNITCAELDFALKMIIRCDQKHYFESEMNALTSNKPIKGNLSSLNPFIDDMGLLRVGGRLQHAQIPYFQKHPIILAKGSNITHLIIANEHKLLMHAGQRMILSTLSQRYYIVNGLREIKCVIHKCIVCFRLKAKTTEQLMGSLPFDRVNPCRAFEKVGIDYGGPFSVKAHRIRKPLIYKAYILIFVCFVTKAIHIELASNMTTECFLQCLKRFISRRNRPSIIYCDNAATFKGASNQLNDLYSNHSKKEHQDTVHRFASDLGIEFNFIPAYSPVFGGLWEAGIKSAKFHMKRVIGNQVLTYEELNSVIIQIEGVLNSRPLIALPATDTTDMAYLTPSHFLTGAAMTSIPEPDVKDIPINRLSFWKQCTKMIQCFWKAWHKQYLVQLQNRPKWRSDRPNLEVGTLVIVREDNLPPLQWKMARIVEVYPGTDGKVRALTVINSKGTKMRTSVHKVCVLPIE